One region of Miscanthus floridulus cultivar M001 chromosome 19, ASM1932011v1, whole genome shotgun sequence genomic DNA includes:
- the LOC136525923 gene encoding uncharacterized protein has translation MARRQRLFEMTPGEPIDGVRLSAVALSDEEILRRVRETVEGRHRSSGLTPFPIRPSRGYISLGVRDVRASPPPVPEDAERRAENRAHAEAYKERKDAEEARCKRKSLERDELEKRRRQQRCDGLPEEPSPSSSSMDFSSDDDESEAGRGPRDHLPDVRETVPGASASGPASPGGEGASGLAIARPGAEADTPETRASGKRAAARWARRRRWSGRRRGPLNCLRKGPRGRRSPARAGRYRRTRGPRHCRRRRHCRGRGTRCGSYRSSRKRQAEAPALAPLKALKVSTSSTARWVVDAQAAMQRGAASARADPKEPVAQGEAIEAATKQAGEEAPMLREAWALESGEAEAPSIAEATEGEAEAPRTSEAEVAEAGLGAAEPAAQDAETKAGQASVPPPVQDLPLSQENAREVELTERSLQIALSVVADNLPGVAQELEARSLEKSMFLRWEGRLGPAPTAEGPARQC, from the exons atggctcggcggcagcgcctgttcgagatgacaccgggtgAGCCGATCGACGGCGTCCGGTTGTCCGCCGTCGCCCtgtccgacgaggagattctgcgtcgggtgagagagacggtggaagggcggcacaggagcagtggtctgaCCCCGTTCCCGAtacgcccgtcgcgggggtacatctctctg GGggtgagggatgtgcgagcctcgccgccgcccgttcccgaggacgccgagCGGCGAGCCGAGAACAGGGCACACGCCGAGGCGTACAAGGAgcggaaggacgccgaggaggcaaggtgcaagaggaagagcctcgagcgcgACGAGCTAGAGAAACGTCGCCGGCAGCAGAGGTGCGACGGTCTCCCGGAGGAGCCGTCTCCGTCATCGTCGTCGATGGATTTTTCGAGCgatgacgacgagagcgaggCGGGGCGGGGTCCCCGGGACCACCTCCCTGACGTTAgggagacggtgcccggggcGTCGGCGAGCGGCCCGGCGTCTCCAGGAGGAGAGGGCGCCTCGGGGCTGGCGATCGCccgccccggggccgaggccgacacgcccgagacaCGGGCGTCGGGGAAGCGCGCCgcagcccgatgggctcgacggcggaggtggagcgggcgacgGCGGGGGCCACTCAACTGCCTCCGCAAAGGGCCGAGGGGACGTCGGAGTCCGGCGAGGGCCGGCCGGTACCGGCGGACACGGGGGccgcgccactgccgccgccgccgccattgccgAGGACGAGGGACGCGGTGCGGAAGCTAtcgttcgag ccggaagcgtcaggcggaagcgcccgccctggcgccacttaaggcgctcaaggtgagcaccagctccaccgcccgatGGGTGGTGGACGCGCAGGCCGCcatgcagcgtggcgcggcgtcggccagggccgacccgaaggagccggtcgcccaaggagaggctatcgaggcggccacgaagcaggcgggggaggaggcgcctatgCTCCGCGAGGCCTGGGCCCTCGAGTCAGGTGAAGCCGAGGCGCCTTCGAtcgccgaggccaccgagggcgaggccgaggcccctaggacctccgaggccgaggtggcggaggccggctTGGGCGCGGCGGAGCCGGCGGCCCAGGATGCGGAGACGAAGGCGGGGCAAGCTTCGGTACCGCCCCCGGTCCAAGACCTGCCGCTGTCGCAGGAGAACGCCCgagaggtggag CTGACGGAGCGATCGCTGCAGAtagcgctgtccgtcgtggctgaCAACCTGCCCGGCGTTGCCCAG gagctcgaggcccggtccctcgagaagtcgatgttcctccggtgggagggacgtctgggaccggCTCCGacagcagaaggacctgctcgccaatgctaa